In the genome of Xanthomonas translucens pv. cerealis, one region contains:
- a CDS encoding MDR family MFS transporter, translated as MNEAAAAPAAVAGAQQKADVGAWLAVAAGTIGSFMATLDISIVNAALPTIQGEVGASGTEGTWISTAYLVAEIVMIPLTGWFVRTLGLRNFLLICALLFTFFSVVCGLSNSLSMMILGRIGQGFAGGALIPTALTIVATRLPPAQQPMGTALFGMTVILGPVIGPLLGGWLTENVSWHYAFFINVPICAGLVALLLLGLPHERMRLRGLLDADWLGIFGLTAGLGALTVVLEEGQRERWFESSEIVLLSLLSLLGLVALVASQFLSRQPVIRLSILLQRSFGAVFVIMLAVGMILFGIMYMIPQFLATISGYNAEQAGYVVLLSGVPTVLLMPLMPKMLMRVDVRILVIGGLCCFASACFVDMNLSADSVGMHFVIGQLLRGCGLALAMMSLNQAAISSVPPELAGDASGLFNAARNMGGSIGLALISTFQERRMVFHMQTIGSGTSANSPLAQDYLHGLAAQLQSASGAGAALQSVAQLARMVQQQALVMTYNDLFWIFGVIVVCTIPLGLLLKPLPKGGAPLAMH; from the coding sequence GTGAACGAAGCCGCCGCTGCGCCGGCGGCGGTTGCCGGCGCACAGCAGAAGGCCGATGTCGGCGCGTGGCTGGCGGTGGCCGCCGGCACCATCGGCTCGTTCATGGCGACGCTGGATATCTCCATCGTCAACGCCGCCTTGCCGACCATCCAGGGCGAGGTCGGCGCCAGCGGCACCGAGGGCACCTGGATCTCCACCGCCTACCTGGTCGCCGAGATCGTGATGATCCCGCTGACTGGCTGGTTCGTGCGCACCCTGGGATTGCGCAACTTCCTGCTGATCTGCGCGCTGCTGTTCACCTTCTTCTCTGTGGTCTGCGGCCTGTCCAACAGCCTGTCGATGATGATCCTGGGCCGCATCGGCCAGGGCTTCGCCGGCGGCGCGCTGATCCCCACCGCGCTGACCATCGTCGCTACGCGCCTGCCGCCGGCGCAGCAGCCCATGGGTACCGCGCTGTTCGGCATGACCGTGATCCTGGGACCGGTGATCGGGCCGCTGCTCGGAGGCTGGCTGACCGAGAACGTCAGCTGGCACTACGCGTTCTTCATCAACGTGCCGATCTGCGCCGGGCTGGTGGCGCTGCTGCTGCTCGGCCTGCCGCACGAGCGCATGCGCCTGCGCGGGCTGCTCGACGCCGACTGGCTCGGCATCTTCGGGCTCACCGCCGGACTCGGCGCGCTGACCGTGGTGCTGGAGGAAGGCCAGCGCGAACGCTGGTTCGAGTCCTCCGAGATCGTGCTGTTGAGCCTGCTCTCGCTGCTCGGCTTGGTCGCCCTGGTCGCCTCGCAGTTCCTCAGCCGGCAGCCGGTGATCCGCCTGTCGATCCTGCTGCAGCGCAGTTTCGGCGCGGTGTTCGTGATCATGCTCGCGGTGGGCATGATCCTATTCGGGATCATGTACATGATCCCGCAATTCCTGGCCACGATCTCCGGCTACAACGCCGAGCAGGCCGGCTACGTGGTGCTGCTTTCCGGCGTGCCCACCGTGCTGCTGATGCCGTTGATGCCGAAGATGCTGATGCGCGTGGATGTGCGCATCCTGGTGATCGGTGGGCTCTGCTGCTTCGCCAGCGCCTGCTTCGTCGACATGAACCTCAGCGCCGATTCGGTCGGCATGCATTTCGTGATCGGCCAGTTGCTGCGGGGCTGTGGCCTGGCGCTGGCGATGATGTCGTTGAACCAGGCCGCCATCTCGTCGGTACCGCCGGAACTGGCCGGCGACGCCTCCGGGCTGTTCAACGCCGCACGCAACATGGGCGGCTCGATCGGCCTGGCGCTGATCTCCACCTTCCAGGAGCGGCGCATGGTGTTCCACATGCAGACGATCGGCAGCGGCACCAGCGCCAATTCGCCGCTGGCGCAGGATTACCTGCATGGCCTTGCGGCGCAGCTGCAGTCCGCTTCCGGCGCCGGCGCGGCGCTGCAGTCGGTGGCGCAGCTGGCGCGCATGGTGCAGCAGCAGGCGCTGGTGATGACCTACAACGACCTGTTCTGGATCTTCGGGGTGATCGTGGTGTGCACGATTCCGCTGGGGTTGCTGCTCAAACCGCTGCCCAAGGGCGGCGCTCCGCTTGCGATGCATTGA
- a CDS encoding efflux transporter outer membrane subunit, giving the protein MAQRFSRVLVPAALPLLLSACVLGPNYVKPPPVAAAAQAQPQLHRADAVAAAAGVVPAAPPQRWWEALQDPQLNGLVEQALQNSPNLRAAQAKLRASRALVQQRHAEQLPSVGANAAYLNARAPDALADGLGSVAAGSGQPLSIDPHAQLYNVGFDASWELDFFGRRRRASEGALADAQADEAELADTQVQLAAEVGQAYLGYRGTRERMAIAQRNLEAARQTLQLTRQRRERGADADLQVERAQAQLQQQEAVLPDLQAQAKEALDQLALMIGREPGALDAALAADRPLPMLPAVVPVDDAGVLIRRRPDVRRAERQLASSSAQIGQALSAYFPQVTLLGNIGMAATSLSGLGSDAINSVVAPFLRWSLFDFGATKAKVAQARAGNDARLAAYEGTVLAALQDANSALARFGAARQQALAAAKAEASADRSAALLQQRYAAGASSLIDALDVQRQQASAQDSAVQARTQVLLRYVALQKSLGLGWAAAPAQTPTQTPAQPR; this is encoded by the coding sequence ATGGCTCAGCGTTTTTCCCGTGTGCTCGTCCCCGCCGCGTTGCCGCTGCTGCTGTCGGCCTGCGTGCTCGGCCCGAATTACGTGAAGCCGCCGCCGGTGGCCGCGGCGGCGCAGGCGCAGCCGCAACTGCATCGCGCCGATGCGGTCGCCGCGGCGGCCGGCGTGGTGCCGGCCGCGCCGCCGCAGCGTTGGTGGGAGGCGCTGCAGGATCCGCAATTGAACGGTCTGGTCGAGCAGGCGTTGCAGAACAGCCCGAACCTGCGCGCCGCGCAGGCCAAGCTGCGCGCCTCGCGCGCGCTGGTGCAGCAGCGCCATGCCGAACAGCTGCCAAGCGTTGGCGCCAATGCCGCCTACCTCAACGCCAGGGCGCCGGACGCGCTGGCCGACGGCCTGGGCAGCGTCGCCGCCGGCAGCGGCCAGCCACTGTCCATCGATCCGCATGCGCAGCTGTACAACGTCGGCTTCGATGCGAGCTGGGAACTGGATTTCTTCGGCCGCCGCCGCCGCGCCAGCGAAGGCGCACTGGCCGATGCGCAGGCCGACGAGGCCGAGCTGGCCGACACCCAGGTGCAGCTGGCCGCGGAAGTGGGGCAGGCCTATCTGGGTTATCGCGGCACCCGCGAGCGCATGGCCATCGCCCAGCGCAACCTGGAAGCGGCGCGGCAGACCCTGCAATTGACCCGGCAGCGCCGCGAGCGCGGCGCCGACGCCGACCTGCAGGTGGAGCGCGCGCAGGCGCAGCTGCAGCAGCAGGAAGCGGTGTTGCCCGATCTGCAGGCACAGGCGAAGGAGGCGCTGGACCAACTGGCGCTGATGATCGGCCGCGAGCCGGGTGCGCTCGACGCCGCGCTGGCCGCCGACCGGCCGCTGCCGATGCTGCCGGCGGTGGTGCCGGTGGACGATGCGGGTGTCTTGATCCGCCGCCGCCCGGACGTGCGCCGCGCCGAACGCCAGCTGGCGTCTTCTTCGGCGCAGATCGGGCAGGCGCTGAGCGCGTACTTCCCGCAGGTGACCCTGCTCGGCAACATCGGCATGGCCGCGACCTCGCTGAGCGGCTTGGGCAGCGATGCGATCAACAGCGTAGTGGCGCCGTTCCTGCGCTGGTCGCTCTTCGATTTCGGTGCGACCAAGGCCAAGGTCGCGCAGGCGCGCGCCGGCAACGACGCACGCCTGGCCGCCTACGAAGGCACCGTGCTGGCGGCATTGCAGGACGCCAACAGCGCGCTGGCGCGGTTCGGCGCCGCGCGCCAGCAGGCCTTGGCCGCGGCCAAGGCCGAAGCGTCGGCCGACCGTTCCGCGGCGCTGCTGCAGCAGCGCTACGCGGCCGGCGCCTCGTCGCTGATCGATGCGTTGGACGTGCAGCGCCAGCAGGCCTCGGCGCAGGACAGCGCGGTGCAGGCGCGCACCCAGGTGCTGCTGCGCTACGTGGCCCTGCAGAAGAGCCTGGGCCTGGGCTGGGCGGCGGCGCCAGCGCAGACACCGACACAGACACCGGCACAGCCGCGATAA
- a CDS encoding ABC transporter ATP-binding protein — MALSAARPDLPPAAIAAAAAPPEKGSGYLSIAGLRKEFDGFVALDDVDLDIRQGEIFALLGGSGSGKSTLLRCLGGFEQPSRGRIVLDGQPLDDLPPYERPLNMMFQSYALFPHMTVEQNIAFGLKQDGLSRAAIARRVGEMLELVQLGKLGKRKPHQLSGGQQQRVALARSLAKGPKLLLLDEPMGALDKKLRSQMQLELVGIIETSGVTCVMVTHDQEEAMTMATRIALMDAGWIQQVGTPDEIYEQPANRFAAEFIGSVNLIEAVIDQDLPDYVTLRSGAFSDSIYVGHGITGISGQPVSFAVRPEKLGIGKDAPDQAHNKAQGTIEDIAYFGSHSVYHVRLPSGVKLMANFANRQRWASDNLTWGDAVWVWWGDTDGVVLTA, encoded by the coding sequence ATGGCGTTGAGCGCAGCGAGACCCGATCTTCCGCCGGCCGCGATCGCGGCCGCCGCGGCGCCGCCGGAAAAGGGCAGCGGTTACCTGTCCATCGCCGGCTTGCGCAAGGAATTCGATGGCTTCGTCGCGCTCGACGACGTCGATCTAGATATCCGCCAGGGCGAGATCTTCGCCCTGCTCGGCGGCTCGGGCAGCGGTAAGTCCACCCTGCTGCGCTGCCTGGGCGGGTTCGAACAACCCAGTCGCGGCCGCATCGTGCTCGATGGCCAGCCGCTGGACGATCTGCCGCCGTACGAGCGCCCGCTCAACATGATGTTCCAGTCCTACGCGCTGTTCCCGCACATGACCGTGGAGCAGAACATCGCCTTCGGCCTGAAGCAGGACGGGCTGTCGCGCGCGGCCATCGCCAGGCGCGTCGGCGAGATGCTGGAGCTGGTGCAACTGGGCAAGCTCGGCAAGCGCAAGCCGCACCAGCTCTCCGGCGGCCAGCAGCAGCGCGTGGCCTTGGCGCGCTCGCTGGCCAAGGGGCCGAAGCTGCTGCTGCTGGACGAGCCGATGGGCGCGCTGGACAAGAAGCTGCGCTCGCAGATGCAGCTGGAACTGGTCGGCATCATCGAAACCTCCGGAGTGACCTGCGTGATGGTCACCCACGACCAGGAGGAGGCGATGACCATGGCCACCCGCATCGCGCTGATGGACGCCGGCTGGATCCAGCAGGTCGGCACCCCGGACGAGATCTACGAGCAGCCGGCCAACCGCTTTGCCGCCGAGTTCATCGGCTCGGTCAATCTGATCGAGGCGGTCATCGACCAGGACCTGCCGGACTACGTGACCCTGCGCAGCGGCGCGTTCTCCGACAGCATCTACGTCGGTCACGGCATCACCGGCATCAGCGGGCAGCCGGTGTCGTTCGCGGTGCGCCCGGAGAAGCTGGGCATCGGCAAGGATGCGCCGGATCAGGCGCACAACAAGGCGCAGGGCACGATCGAGGACATCGCCTACTTCGGCAGCCATTCGGTCTACCACGTGCGCCTGCCCAGCGGGGTCAAGCTGATGGCCAACTTCGCCAACCGGCAGCGCTGGGCCAGCGACAACCTGACCTGGGGCGACGCGGTGTGGGTGTGGTGGGGCGACACCGACGGCGTGGTGCTGACCGCATGA
- a CDS encoding ABC transporter permease subunit, which yields MSAPVAAASAAAQPAASPRTLLQRLRQRRLLGARWLVIAAPYLWLLLFFAIPFLIVLRISFAEQAISSPPYSALVDYKDGVLTLKFTLQNYLALVRDNQYIEAYWGSIKIAGISTLLTLLIGYPMAYVIARLSPSARNIAMMLVVLPSWTSFLIRVYAWIGILDSNGVLNRTLLALGLIEQPLRILYTPIAAYIGIVYCYLPFMVLPLYATLVKQDHRLLEAAYDLGARPWKAFATITLPMSRPGIVAGCMLVMIPAVGEFVIPEMLGGPNTLMIGRVLWGEFFNNRDWPAASAVAIAMLLLLMVPILIFNRYQQRQLAGGLA from the coding sequence ATGAGTGCGCCCGTCGCCGCCGCATCTGCTGCCGCGCAACCCGCGGCGTCACCGCGCACGCTGCTGCAGCGCCTGCGTCAGCGGCGCCTGCTCGGCGCGCGCTGGCTGGTGATCGCCGCACCGTATCTGTGGTTGCTGCTGTTCTTCGCGATCCCGTTCCTGATCGTGCTGCGCATCTCCTTCGCCGAACAGGCGATCAGCAGCCCGCCGTACAGCGCGCTGGTGGACTACAAGGACGGCGTGCTGACGCTGAAGTTCACCCTGCAGAACTACCTGGCGCTGGTGCGCGACAACCAGTACATCGAAGCCTACTGGGGCTCGATCAAGATCGCCGGGATCTCCACCCTGTTGACCTTGCTGATCGGCTATCCGATGGCCTACGTGATCGCGCGCCTGTCGCCGTCGGCGCGCAACATCGCGATGATGCTGGTGGTGCTGCCGTCGTGGACTTCGTTCCTGATCCGCGTCTACGCCTGGATCGGCATCCTCGACAGCAACGGCGTGCTCAACCGCACGCTGCTGGCGCTGGGCCTGATCGAGCAGCCGCTGCGCATCCTGTACACCCCGATCGCCGCCTACATCGGCATCGTCTACTGCTATCTGCCGTTCATGGTGCTGCCGCTGTACGCCACGCTGGTCAAGCAGGACCACCGCCTGCTGGAAGCCGCCTACGACCTGGGCGCGCGGCCATGGAAGGCGTTCGCGACCATCACCTTGCCGATGTCGCGCCCGGGCATCGTCGCCGGCTGCATGCTGGTGATGATCCCGGCGGTGGGCGAATTCGTGATCCCGGAAATGCTCGGCGGGCCGAACACGCTGATGATCGGCCGGGTGCTATGGGGCGAGTTCTTCAACAACCGCGACTGGCCGGCGGCCTCGGCGGTGGCGATCGCGATGCTGTTGCTGCTGATGGTGCCGATCCTGATCTTCAACCGCTACCAGCAGCGCCAGCTCGCCGGCGGCCTGGCATGA